GTTATCCGTTTTATGCAGCGGGTAAGCAAGATAGGCCGCGGATCGAGCACTTACAGACGACTACTGCCAATATAAATGTTTTCCAGGGTACCCGTGATCCTATGGGTAAGCAGATCATTGTTAATGACTACAGTCTTGCTGCGGGCATAAAACTTCACTGGCTGGAAGATGGAGATCATGATTTGAAGCCACGTAAAGCCAGTGGATTGACTCAACAACAACACCTTGAATATGCAGTTGCTCAGTGTCAGCAACTCTGCACTCAGAAGCTCGCTGAAATCAGTTAGGATTTATATGAATCATTTATTACTTTATTGCCGTCCGGGTTTCGAGAAAGAGTGCGCTGCTGAGATACGCGATATTGCAGAAGCAGAAGGTATTTACGGTTACTGCAAACTGGAGAATAACAGCGGTTATGTTCTCTATGTAACGCACGAGTCCGATGCAGCGTTACGCCTGATTGATGAAGTGGATTTCAGTAAGCTTATCTTCGCCCGTCAGTGGGTGGCTTGTTTGCCTGTTATTGACGGTATTTCCGCTGATGACCGTATTACTCCATTATTGGATAAAGTGACTGAGTTACCGCCGTGTCAGTCGGTCATGGTTGAGCCGGCTGATACGACCGATGGGCGTGAAATGCAGCGTTTTTGTAACAGCTTCAGTTCTGCATTTAGTCAAAAGTTGCGACGTAGTAAATTACTGGCAGATGCGAATACGTACCGGTTACATATTTTTGCGATAACCGGCACCTGTTTTTATCTGGGTGTTGCGCCGGTGGAAAACTCAGCACCCTGGCCAATGGGGATTATGCGTCTTAAATTCCCAAATGCTGCACCTAGCCGTTCTACGT
The DNA window shown above is from Aliamphritea ceti and carries:
- the rlmM gene encoding 23S rRNA (cytidine(2498)-2'-O)-methyltransferase RlmM, whose translation is MNHLLLYCRPGFEKECAAEIRDIAEAEGIYGYCKLENNSGYVLYVTHESDAALRLIDEVDFSKLIFARQWVACLPVIDGISADDRITPLLDKVTELPPCQSVMVEPADTTDGREMQRFCNSFSSAFSQKLRRSKLLADANTYRLHIFAITGTCFYLGVAPVENSAPWPMGIMRLKFPNAAPSRSTLKLEEAWHWFVPPHEWQHYISGGLKAADLGAAPGGWTWQLVKQNMFVTAVDNGPMAESLMESGQVTHKPEDAFTFEPSKNLDWMVCDIVDKPARVTDLMIRWLVNGWCRETVFNLKLPMKQRYTEVQTCLKMVEAALEEAGLKYRMAAKHLYHDREEITCHIRIL